The sequence GTACTCGACCAATGACCTTCTCCTTGTCATGTGATTCAGCGCACCGCCCCACAAATCTCTTGCATTCGCTGGCCGGCGCGAAATCCCTTGAGCGAGCCGCTGTGCATCACATGGCCCGACAGGGTGCGGCCGATGACGCGTTCGGCCAGAAGGGACGCCTCGATCAGCGCCTCTAAATCGATGCCGGTCTCGATGCCCAGTTCCTGGCACATGAACACCATGTCTTCGGTGCAGATATTGCCGGCCGCGCCACCGTGCGTGTGACCCGCGAACGGACAGCCGCCCAGACCGGCGACCGAACTGTCGAACAGCCGCACGCCCATTTGCAAGGCGGCATAAACGTTGGCACCGCCGACGCCGCGCGTGTCGTGCAGGTGCAGGCCGATCTGAGCCTCCGGCAGGATCGCGCGCACCGCGCCGACGCGGCGCTTGATCTCCTCGGGATTTGCCCAGCCCATGGTGTCGGCCAAGTAGACCGCCGGCAGCGGCACACGCCGGTCGGCGCAGGCATCGACCAGCCAGCGGACCTGATCGGTGAGGACCGACAGCGGCACGGCGCCACCGAGATTGCAGCCAAAGGCCGTGATCACGTAGGCCTTTTCCACCGGAATGCCCAGGGCGATGTAGCGGTCCAGCCAGCCGAGCTGGCGTTCACGCATCTCGGCCACGCTGCAATTGTTGTTGCGCTGCGAAAACGGCTCGGTTGTGTAGAACATCAGCTTGCCGTCCAGATCCACCTGTTCACAGGCGCGCGCCCGCTCGAAGCCGTTGTCGTTGAGCCAAAGCGCCGTGTAGCGGGTACCAGGGCGCTTGATGATGGCGGCGAACAATTCGGACGTGTCGGCCATCTGCGGCACCGCGCGCGCACTGACAAAGGACGCAACCTGGATCTGCCTCAGACCCGAGAGGCTCAAGGCATCAATCAGCGCGGCGCGGTCCGCCAGCGGATAGGTTTTTGGCTCCATCTGGAAGCCCTCGCGCGGTCCCTCCTCATGGAACTCGACGGAGGTAGGCAAGTTGCTCATCGCTTGTACCTCCTTCGATCAAGCCGGGCTGACTTCGGCCAGCACTTGGTGGCGCTCAACCATGTCGCCGACCCGGCAGCGCAGGCTGCTCAGGCTGCCTTCGAATGGCGCCATGACGTGCAGCTCCATCTTCATCGATTCGAGCACGATCACGGTCTGGCCGATGGAAACCTTCTCACCGACCGCCGACTTGACCGCCACCACCTTGCCCATCATTGGCGCGCCCAATTGACCGCTGGCGGCAGCGTCACCGGCGCCCCCCCCCAGATAGGGTCGTGCCGTGAACAAGCTGCTGCCCAACGCGCTGGCGAGCTCGGCCTGCCACGCGTCGCCCCGGATCGTCAGTTCCAGCGCCCGCCCACCACATTGCAGCAGGAAGCGTCCGCCCGCGAGCGGCTGCAGCGTAGCGCGCACCTTTTGCTCGCCAATGACCAGCGCACTGCTGCCCTGGTCATCGCGCATCGAAAACCGCACGGGCCATTCCGCCGCGCCCGCCTTCAACACAAGGACCGGCTGGGGTGCGGCCTGAATCGGCCCACTGCTCAGGCGCCAGCCCGTGAAACCGTCCCAGAGGGTCCAGCAGCCCAGCGCGGACGACTCGGCACGCCGTTGCGCCAGCCAGTGCAGCGCGGCAGCAGCCAGATGCTCAAGAGGCGGCGCGGCGGGAGCCACCACGCCGCGCTGCGCGTGGCGCTCGTCGATCAGGCGGGTGTGAAATGTGGCATCGCGGGTCTCCGGCCATTCCAGCAGTTCATGCAGAAATTCCAGGTTGGTGACCAGGCCGATCACCGTGCTTTCGCGCAATCCGGCCACCAGCGCCCGGCGCGCCGACTCGCGGTCGGGCCCGTGCGCGATGAGCTTGGCGATCATCGAGTCGTAGTGCGGCGAGATTTCGTCGCCACTGTCTACCCCGGACTCGACGCGCACGCCCGCGCGCGAAAAATCGACCACCTGCAACCGCCCGGTAGCCGGCAAAAATCCCGCAGCGGCGTCTTCAGCGCACAGCCTGGCCTCGAAGGCGTGACCGGTGCACCGCACGTCGGCTTGCGCCAGCGGCAGGCTGTCCGTGTCGGCAATGCGCAGTTGCAGTTCGACCAGATCGAGGCCGGTGACTTCTTCGGTCACCGGGTGTTCGACCTGCAAGCGAGGATTGACCTCCAGGAAATAATATTCTTCACCCGTGACGACAAACTCAACCGTGCCCAGGCCGCGGTAATTCACGCCAGAGGCCAGCTTGACCGCATCGGCCAGGATAGCTTCACGCAGACGCGGGCTCAGACCGCTTGACGGCGCTTCTTCGATCACTTTTTGATGGCGTCGCTGCAAGGTGCACTCGCGCTCGAACAGGTGAATGGCGTGGCCCTGGCCGTCACCGGCCACCTGCACCTCCAGGTGGCGCACATGCGGCAGGTAGCGCTCGACGATCAGTTCGCCGTTGCCGAAGGCTTTTTCGGCCTCACGCATGGCACTCTCGATGCGCGACTCCAGCCCCTCCAGCGTCTCGACCACCGCCATGCCACGGCCACCGCCACCAGCCACGGCCTTGAGCAGCACGGGCAGCTTCATACCGCGCACCAGATTCAACACCTCGGCTGGGTCGGTCATGCCGCTTTCGCTGCCGGGAATGACCGGCACGCCGAGACGGGCTGCCTCGCGCTTGGCACTGGCTTTGCCGCCGACGCGCTCGATGGTGTCGGCCCGGGGTCCAATGAAGGTCAAGCCAGCCGCATCCAGTGCGCGCACAAAGGCGGGATTTTCCGAGACAAAACCGTAGCCCGGATGAACGGCGTCGGCGCCCACACGCCGGGCCGCCGCGATGATGGCATCGATGTTCAGATAACTCTCGCTGGGCGCTGCACCCCCGAGTTCGACCGATTCACCGATCTCACGCACATGGCGGGCAAACCGGTCGGCACTGGAGTGCACGGTGGCCACTTCCAGGCCGAGCTTGCGGCAGGTGCGGGCAATGCGGCAGGCGATCTCGCCGCGGTTGGCAATGAGGACTTTCTTAAGCATGCCCAACTCCTGCGGCGAAGTGGGTCATCAAGACGGTGTGGATGCGTTGCATGGCTGGCGTCCTGGTTAAAAACGGAAGACACCGAACGGCGTCGGTTTGGCGGCAGTCCGGGATGCGAGGTCGAGCAGCAGTCCCATGGCGTCGCGTGTTTCCACCGGATCGATGATGCCGTCCACCCACAAATTCGAGGAGAAGTTCGCAGCAGGCTGGAAGTCTTCGTAAATCTTGCGTACCGGCGCCTTGAACGCCTCTTCTTCCTCGGGCGTCCACTCTTTTCCCTCGGTCTTGTTGATCTGTCTGCGCACCAGTGCCATCACCGTGGCGGCCTGATCCGGACCCATGATGGCCGCGCGGCCGGTCGGCCAAGCAAACATCGCGGTCGGGTTGAACGGGCGGCCACACATCGCCAGGTAACCTGCACCGTAAGAGGCGCCCATGATGATGGTGTACTTGGGCACGTTGGCCGAGGCCATCGCCGTGATCATCTTGGCCCCGGCTTTGGCAATGCCAGCCTGCTCGGCGGCGCGCCCGACCATGAAGCCGGTCACGTCGGCCATGAACAGCAGAGGGATGTCTCGCTGGCAGCACAGATCGATGAAGTGCGCCGCCTTCATCGCGCTTTCCGGGAACAGCACGCCCTGGTTGGCCAGGATGCCAACCTCGTGGCCATGGATGCGAGCAAAGCCGGTCAGCAGGGTGTCGCCGTACATCGGCTTGAATTCCTGGAACCGGCTGTCATCGACGAAACGCGCCAGAATCTCGCGCGTGTCGGTCGGGATTTTGGTGTCGCGGCTGATGATGCCGTAAATCTCGCGCGGATCGAAGCGCGGAGGCACCGACGGCTGACGCGTCCAGCGTGGCTTGGGCTGCTCACCCAGGTCCCGTACGATTTCACGCGTGATGGCCAGCGCGTGGCGGTCATCTTCGGCAATATGATCAGTGACACCGCTGACGCTGCAGTGCATCTTGGCGCCGCCCAGCGACTCTGCATCCACCGTCTCGCCGGTGGCGGCAAAGGTCAACTCGGGGCCACCGAGGTACATATAGCCTTGTTCCTTGACAATCACCGCCTCGTCGCACAGCGCCGGGATGTAGGCGCCACCCGCCGTGCAAGGCCCCATCACCACGGCAATCTGCTGGATACCCTCGGCCGACATGCGTACCTGGTTGTTGAAAATGCTGCCGAACTGCCCCACATCGGGAAAGATGTTGGCCATCTCAGGCAGGAAGGCGCCACCGCTGTCCACCAGCGTGATGCAGGGCAAGCGGTGTGCCCAGGCAATTTGCTGCGCCCGCACATGCTTCTTGCAGGTCATGCCGTAGTAGGTGCCACCCTTCACGGTGGCGTCGTTGGCAATGATCATGCACGGACGGCCCTGCACCAGACCGATGCCGGTGATGATGCTGGCACCCGGCGGCACGCCGTCGTACATGCCCTCGCCGGCAAGCATGCCGACCTCTAGGAAAGGCGAACCTGGATCGAGCAGCACTTCGACGCGATGGCGCGGCAGGATCTTGTTGCGCGCCAGGTGTTTTTCCCGCGCTTTCGGGGGGCCTCCGGCCAGCGCCAGTTGGCGACGGCTTTGCAGGTCCGCAATCACGGCCTGGTAGGCTTTTTGGTTGAGCCGAAATTCGTCGTCGGAAGTCGATATGCGGGAGGAAAGGATGGTCATATGTGATTGCGCCTATTCGCGAGACAAAGCATTCAGCCGCTCAGGCCTTGAACACCGGTGTACGGCGTGCCTCGAAGGCCGCCAGACCTTCGCTGACGTCGTCATCGAGCAGAGCCGCGCTGGCCAGGTCTTCCTCAAGCTGGAGACCGACCTCCGACGAACCCTCCATGCCTTGCCGTGCCAAACGTTTCATGGTGGCCATGCCGATGCGGCTGCGCGTGGCGATCTTGCTGCAATACGCCAGCGCCGCTTCACCCAACTGCTCAGGCTCGACCACATAGTTCACCAGCCCCCACTGCTCGGCGGTGGCGGCATCGATCCAGCGCGCCGAAAAGAACAGGTCCAGGCCACGGCGCAGACCCGCAATGCGTGGCATGCGCTGGCTGCCGCCCCACCCGGGAATCAGGCCGAACTGGGCATGCTGGTCGCCAAAGCGCGCGTCCTTGGCCGCAAAGATGATGTCGCAGGCCAGCATCAGTTCGCTGCCACCGGCCAGGGTCAGACCCTGGCAGGCCGCCACCACCGGCAAATCGCTGCGTTCCAGGCGCTTGAGCACGCTGTGACCATAGCTGATGAAGTGCTTGAGCCTGGCTGGATCGCCACGCAGCGACTTCACCTCATCCAGATCGGCGCCGGTGCAGAAGTGCTTGCCTTGCGCCCGGATCAGAATGGCGCGCACACCGGAGTCGGATTTCTCGAATCCGTCGATGGCGGCCTCGATGGCCGCATGAACGGACATCGACAGGCAATTGAATTTTTCGGGGCGGGCTAACTCGATAATTCCAACGGCGCCGGCACGGCTGATCTCCACTGGGGATGTCTGAATCATTTCTTGCTCTCCTTGGCGTACTGCACGGCGGCGCGTCCCACGCGCTCGCGGGCAACGATCAGCTTCATGATTTGCGCCGTTCCGTCGCCGATTTCCAGGCCCATCACGTCGCGCAGGCGCTGCTGGTGAGGCAGGTCCATCGACCAGCCATAGTGCCCAAAGGTCAGCAGGCACTGGTGAATCGCGTCAAAAGCGGTCTTGGGGCCCATCCACTTGACCATGGCCGCTTCCGCGGTGTGCGGCTGACCGGCATCGCGCAGGGCCAGGCCGTGGTAGCAGAGCTGGCGGCAAGCGGCGATCAGGGTCTCGAACTCGACAAGGGGAAAGCTCACGCCCTGGTACTGCGCCAGCGGCGCGCCAAAGGTCTGGCGTTCCTTCACGTATTCCCAGGCTTCGTCGATCGAGGCCTGCGCGGCGGCCACGCACTGCAGCGCGATCAGGATGCGGCTGAAGTCAAAGCCCTGCATCACCTGCGTGAAGCCTTTGCCCTCCTCGCCCAGCCGGTTCTCGACCGGCACCCGCACATCGTCGAAAAACACCGAACCACGGCCGATGATCTTGCTACCAACATCGTTGAAGCGCGTGCGTTGCACGCCGGGCTGATTCAGATCGACCAGGAAGGCGCTGATGCCTCGTGCGACATCCTCGGGCTTTCCGGTGCGTGCGAACAACACCATGGCATCGGCCTGGTCGGCAAAAGTGATGGAGGTTTTCTCGCCGGAAAGCACGTACTCGTCGCCCACGCGACGCGCCTTGAGTTGCAGATTGGCGGCATCCGAGCCGCCCCGTGGTTCGGTCAGACCCAGCGCGACGATGGCCTCGCCCGCCACGATCCGGCTGTTCCAGGTGCGCGCCAGCTCGGGGGACGCATTGGCATGGATGATGGCGCCCATCAGCGAACTGAGCAGCTGCATGTAGCTGACGTTGAAGTCACCATAGGCAATTTCCTCGGTGATCATGCCGGCCGTGACGCCACTGAGGCCCAAGCCGCCATATTCCTCGGGCAGATCAACACCGATCAGACCGAGCGAACCCATTTCCTTGAACAAGGCCCGGTCGATGCCAGGTTGCGATTCGCGCTTCTGGTAATCGGGCCTGAGCTTCTCTCGTGCAAAGCGGCGCGCCACGTCACGCAGCGCAATCTGGTCATCGTCGAACATCATGGGTAAATCTCCTGACTGACTGTTGTCGAAATCGCCGCCTGCATCACACCGTCAATCCGGACGAAGAATTTGAGGTGCTCGCCAATTGCATGGCTGGTCGTTGTCGCATGATATCATCGAACAGGTGTTAGTTAGATTTTTAAAGAGGCGTTCCCCATGTCCACCGAAGCCACTGTTTTCTTTCCGACGCTACTCTCCGTCCTGAAGGTAGGCGCGCACACCCTTCGCAACCGAACGCTGATGGGATCGATGCACACACGTCTGGAGTCGCTGGACCGGTCGATCGACCGGCTGTCCCTGTTCTATGCCGAGCGCGCACGCGGCGGCGCGGGCCTGATTGTCACGGGCGGCTATGCCCCCTGCCAGGATGGCCTGCTGGATGAAACGGGTCCCCTGCTTATCACGACGGCACAAGCCGATGTGCTCAGACCGATCCCTCAGGCGGTGCACGCCGAGGGCGGCAAGATCATTCTGCAAATCCTGCACACAGGGCGCTACGCAAAAGTCGCCAGGCCAGTGGGCGCTTCTGACATCCCCTCCCCGATCAACTCCCGCGCGCCTCGCGCCTTGAGCACGGCCGAAGTCTGGCAAACGGTGGAAGACTATGTACGCTGTGCCGAACTGGCGCAACGCGCCGGCTTCGACGGCGTCGAGATCATGGGCTCGGAGGGCTACCTGCTCAACCAGTTCACCGTCACGCGCACGAACAACCGCAGCGACGAATTTGGCGGCAGCATGGAAAATCGTCATCGCCTGCCGGTGGAGATCGTGCGGCGCACGCGCGAACGCCTGGGGTCGCAGTTTCTGCTCATGTATCGGGTTTCGGCGCTCGATCTGGTCGAGGGCGGTGCCCCGGCTGACGACATCATCCAGCTCGCCCAGGCGGTGCAGGCCGCAGGCGCTGACATCCTCAATACAGGCATCGGCTGGCACGAAGCGCGCATCCCGACCATTGCCTACGTGGTGCCGCGCGCGGCGTGGCGCTTTGCGGCGGCCCGCATCAAACAAGCAGTGACGATTCCTGTCATCGTCTCCAACCGGATCAACACGCCCGATCTGGCCGAAGAAATCCTGGCCAGCGGTGACGCCGATATGGTGTCGATGGCGCGCCCCTTCCTGGCCGATGCCGACTTCGTACGCAAGGCGGCGCAGGGCCGCGCCGATGAGATCAACACCTGCATCGCCTGCAACCAAGCCTGTCTCGACTACATCTTCGCCGACCGCCCCGCCACCTGTCTGGTCAATCCACGCGCCGGGCGCGAGCTGGAGTTCTCGCTGATGCCGTCACGGGCCATGCAGCGCAAGGTGGCGGTGATCGGTGCCGGCGCGGCCGGACTGGCCTGCGCGCTGACTGCGGCGGAACGCGGTCATGCGGTCACCCTGTTCGAGGCTGGACCCGAGATTGGCGGCCAGTTAAACCTGGCCCGGGCCGTGCCGGGCAAGCAGGAGTTCAACGAACTGTTGCGCTATTTCAGGCAAGGCGTGGCTCGGCATGGCGTGACGCTCAGGCTCAACAGCCGGGCGGATGCCCCATCTCTAGCTGCCGGTCACTACGACCGCATCGTGATAGCCACCGGCGTGCGCCCGCGCCTGCCGCAGCTCCTGGGCATGGCTCACCCGAAAGTGATGAGCTATGCCGATCTGCTGTCGGGTCGGGTGCAGGCAGGCCGCCGGGTCGCGGTGATCGGCGCCGGTGGCATCGGTTTCGATGTAGCCACCTTCCTGCTGCATGACGAGCATGAGGGTAATGCTGCCAACGCGCCTCAGGCGCTTGAGCAGTTTTACGCTGAATGGGGCGTCGATACCTCGCCCGCAGCTGCGGGTGGCCTCAAACCGGCACAGCCAATCAGCGCGCCACGCGAAGTCACCCTGTTGCAGAGAAAACCTGAAAAGCCTGGACGCAGTCTGGGTATGTCCACTGGCTGGGCACTCAAGGCCGAGCTGGCGCGGCGCGGCCTGCGCACGCTGCCAGGATGCGTCTATGAACACATCGATGACGCCGGGCTGCACCTGCGCGTCAACGGTGTACCGCAGACGCTGAACGTGGACACCATCGTGATTTGCGCCGGCCAGGACAGCGAGAACGCGCTGGTCGCCGAATTGCGCGCGCTCGGCCTGGCGCCCGATGTCATCGGCGGCGCCGAGCTGGCCGCCGAACTCGACGCCTTGCGCGCCATTGACCAAGGCACACGCCTCGGTCTGGCGATTTGAGTCCACTGGAACACCACCATGGATTTCGCCCACAACCAGGAACATGAAGCGATACGCGAAGCAATCGGCAAAATCTGCGCTCGCTTTGACGACAGCTACTGGCTCGAACGGGACCGGCTGGGCGGCTTTCCGCATGAGCTGCACCGCGCTCTAGCCGACGGCGGCTGGCTCGGCGTTTGT is a genomic window of Hydrogenophaga sp. RAC07 containing:
- a CDS encoding hydroxymethylglutaryl-CoA lyase, producing MSNLPTSVEFHEEGPREGFQMEPKTYPLADRAALIDALSLSGLRQIQVASFVSARAVPQMADTSELFAAIIKRPGTRYTALWLNDNGFERARACEQVDLDGKLMFYTTEPFSQRNNNCSVAEMRERQLGWLDRYIALGIPVEKAYVITAFGCNLGGAVPLSVLTDQVRWLVDACADRRVPLPAVYLADTMGWANPEEIKRRVGAVRAILPEAQIGLHLHDTRGVGGANVYAALQMGVRLFDSSVAGLGGCPFAGHTHGGAAGNICTEDMVFMCQELGIETGIDLEALIEASLLAERVIGRTLSGHVMHSGSLKGFRAGQRMQEICGAVR
- a CDS encoding acetyl/propionyl/methylcrotonyl-CoA carboxylase subunit alpha, which codes for MLKKVLIANRGEIACRIARTCRKLGLEVATVHSSADRFARHVREIGESVELGGAAPSESYLNIDAIIAAARRVGADAVHPGYGFVSENPAFVRALDAAGLTFIGPRADTIERVGGKASAKREAARLGVPVIPGSESGMTDPAEVLNLVRGMKLPVLLKAVAGGGGRGMAVVETLEGLESRIESAMREAEKAFGNGELIVERYLPHVRHLEVQVAGDGQGHAIHLFERECTLQRRHQKVIEEAPSSGLSPRLREAILADAVKLASGVNYRGLGTVEFVVTGEEYYFLEVNPRLQVEHPVTEEVTGLDLVELQLRIADTDSLPLAQADVRCTGHAFEARLCAEDAAAGFLPATGRLQVVDFSRAGVRVESGVDSGDEISPHYDSMIAKLIAHGPDRESARRALVAGLRESTVIGLVTNLEFLHELLEWPETRDATFHTRLIDERHAQRGVVAPAAPPLEHLAAAALHWLAQRRAESSALGCWTLWDGFTGWRLSSGPIQAAPQPVLVLKAGAAEWPVRFSMRDDQGSSALVIGEQKVRATLQPLAGGRFLLQCGGRALELTIRGDAWQAELASALGSSLFTARPYLGGGAGDAAASGQLGAPMMGKVVAVKSAVGEKVSIGQTVIVLESMKMELHVMAPFEGSLSSLRCRVGDMVERHQVLAEVSPA
- a CDS encoding carboxyl transferase domain-containing protein; the encoded protein is MTILSSRISTSDDEFRLNQKAYQAVIADLQSRRQLALAGGPPKAREKHLARNKILPRHRVEVLLDPGSPFLEVGMLAGEGMYDGVPPGASIITGIGLVQGRPCMIIANDATVKGGTYYGMTCKKHVRAQQIAWAHRLPCITLVDSGGAFLPEMANIFPDVGQFGSIFNNQVRMSAEGIQQIAVVMGPCTAGGAYIPALCDEAVIVKEQGYMYLGGPELTFAATGETVDAESLGGAKMHCSVSGVTDHIAEDDRHALAITREIVRDLGEQPKPRWTRQPSVPPRFDPREIYGIISRDTKIPTDTREILARFVDDSRFQEFKPMYGDTLLTGFARIHGHEVGILANQGVLFPESAMKAAHFIDLCCQRDIPLLFMADVTGFMVGRAAEQAGIAKAGAKMITAMASANVPKYTIIMGASYGAGYLAMCGRPFNPTAMFAWPTGRAAIMGPDQAATVMALVRRQINKTEGKEWTPEEEEAFKAPVRKIYEDFQPAANFSSNLWVDGIIDPVETRDAMGLLLDLASRTAAKPTPFGVFRF
- a CDS encoding enoyl-CoA hydratase/isomerase family protein, which translates into the protein MIQTSPVEISRAGAVGIIELARPEKFNCLSMSVHAAIEAAIDGFEKSDSGVRAILIRAQGKHFCTGADLDEVKSLRGDPARLKHFISYGHSVLKRLERSDLPVVAACQGLTLAGGSELMLACDIIFAAKDARFGDQHAQFGLIPGWGGSQRMPRIAGLRRGLDLFFSARWIDAATAEQWGLVNYVVEPEQLGEAALAYCSKIATRSRIGMATMKRLARQGMEGSSEVGLQLEEDLASAALLDDDVSEGLAAFEARRTPVFKA
- a CDS encoding acyl-CoA dehydrogenase family protein, coding for MMFDDDQIALRDVARRFAREKLRPDYQKRESQPGIDRALFKEMGSLGLIGVDLPEEYGGLGLSGVTAGMITEEIAYGDFNVSYMQLLSSLMGAIIHANASPELARTWNSRIVAGEAIVALGLTEPRGGSDAANLQLKARRVGDEYVLSGEKTSITFADQADAMVLFARTGKPEDVARGISAFLVDLNQPGVQRTRFNDVGSKIIGRGSVFFDDVRVPVENRLGEEGKGFTQVMQGFDFSRILIALQCVAAAQASIDEAWEYVKERQTFGAPLAQYQGVSFPLVEFETLIAACRQLCYHGLALRDAGQPHTAEAAMVKWMGPKTAFDAIHQCLLTFGHYGWSMDLPHQQRLRDVMGLEIGDGTAQIMKLIVARERVGRAAVQYAKESKK
- a CDS encoding NADPH-dependent 2,4-dienoyl-CoA reductase is translated as MSTEATVFFPTLLSVLKVGAHTLRNRTLMGSMHTRLESLDRSIDRLSLFYAERARGGAGLIVTGGYAPCQDGLLDETGPLLITTAQADVLRPIPQAVHAEGGKIILQILHTGRYAKVARPVGASDIPSPINSRAPRALSTAEVWQTVEDYVRCAELAQRAGFDGVEIMGSEGYLLNQFTVTRTNNRSDEFGGSMENRHRLPVEIVRRTRERLGSQFLLMYRVSALDLVEGGAPADDIIQLAQAVQAAGADILNTGIGWHEARIPTIAYVVPRAAWRFAAARIKQAVTIPVIVSNRINTPDLAEEILASGDADMVSMARPFLADADFVRKAAQGRADEINTCIACNQACLDYIFADRPATCLVNPRAGRELEFSLMPSRAMQRKVAVIGAGAAGLACALTAAERGHAVTLFEAGPEIGGQLNLARAVPGKQEFNELLRYFRQGVARHGVTLRLNSRADAPSLAAGHYDRIVIATGVRPRLPQLLGMAHPKVMSYADLLSGRVQAGRRVAVIGAGGIGFDVATFLLHDEHEGNAANAPQALEQFYAEWGVDTSPAAAGGLKPAQPISAPREVTLLQRKPEKPGRSLGMSTGWALKAELARRGLRTLPGCVYEHIDDAGLHLRVNGVPQTLNVDTIVICAGQDSENALVAELRALGLAPDVIGGAELAAELDALRAIDQGTRLGLAI